A section of the Arcobacter roscoffensis genome encodes:
- a CDS encoding substrate-binding periplasmic protein, with product MKLQKIILLIFISLNFVYANKLIMGYRENERQPLIGNIYDNNGLYLELYSLAAKRIGYDLEVVRKPKKRILLEMKQGKIDFYPGFTFTHPRTKYSYFMENGLPGGDVGISLKDFPDINSLDDLSGRKVLVAAGGPTEARLSDLEHIKLHRVPRLSIEKAFNLIKLKRDDFYVYNKASIDFYIKVNNIDYLKVHDKCCGGYKPMYLGFSINSDKFSYIKNPNFDRSQEITRNNLPIKIDTNSVAYKFQKALEKMKNEGITDKLYKKYYN from the coding sequence ATGAAACTTCAAAAAATAATACTTTTGATATTTATATCTTTAAACTTTGTATATGCAAATAAGCTAATAATGGGCTATAGAGAAAATGAAAGACAACCATTGATAGGTAATATTTATGATAATAATGGCCTTTACCTAGAACTATATTCATTAGCAGCAAAGCGAATAGGTTATGATTTAGAGGTTGTAAGAAAACCTAAAAAGAGGATTTTACTTGAAATGAAACAAGGTAAAATTGATTTTTATCCAGGTTTTACATTCACACATCCAAGAACAAAGTATAGTTATTTTATGGAAAATGGATTACCAGGAGGAGATGTAGGGATATCTTTAAAAGATTTTCCTGATATTAACAGTCTTGATGATTTAAGTGGAAGAAAAGTCTTAGTAGCAGCAGGTGGACCTACTGAGGCTAGATTATCAGATTTAGAGCATATCAAACTTCATAGGGTACCAAGATTAAGTATAGAAAAGGCATTTAATTTAATAAAACTTAAAAGAGATGATTTTTATGTTTATAATAAAGCATCAATTGATTTTTATATAAAAGTTAATAATATTGATTATTTAAAAGTCCATGATAAATGTTGTGGAGGTTATAAACCTATGTATTTAGGATTCTCAATAAACTCTGATAAGTTCTCTTATATAAAAAATCCAAATTTTGACAGATCACAAGAAATTACAAGAAACAACCTCCCAATCAAAATAGATACAAATAGTGTTGCTTATAAATTCCAAAAGGCACTTGAAAAAATGAAAAATGAGGGCATCACAGATAAACTTTATAAAAAGTACTATAATTAA
- a CDS encoding primosomal protein N', whose product MFYYELALLKSPLNPLTYQSQNSLDIGSKVLVKLQNRKKLNEAVVIKEVEKPSFRCVNVEELTDEYFDEKMLQVAKFVSQYYVCSLGEALSVYSPFKRGLEKSSEFELFDTKIELSNEQEKAYDFLNEKKQALLFANTGAGKTEIYIKIIEEHLNQNKQAVLLMPEISLTPQMQKRLEKVFENSVAIWHSKITRKKKDEILHKLQIGEIKLIAGARSALFLPYKDLGLIVVDEEHDESYKSDSKPRLNTKDLSIYMAKKFDMQLILGSATVSAGSFAKIPYVRLEKTFYDTSKKYIFDDGESCLTPMILNKISQTIESQNQVIIFLPTRANFKYQICTSCGKSVECPYCSVSMSLHKNDLALKCHYCGYSQQIPDSCPSCGTGIIHNLRVGTAQIEEELKEIFPSKSIKRFDRDEIKTNKQLKTVLNEFNKGEIDILVGTQMLSKGHDYHNVKLAVVLGIDSVLNMNSYKSREKALSLLIQIAGRSGRKGDGEVIIQTKNEEFFDFYLNESNYKEFLETELEFREELYPPYLKLSKVIFAHTNGLKVKEELDKYVRILKSNPNIEVVGFGQCAIFKMANKYRYEIVLRSKNVKAMLEALHSVTSPMATIDMDTIY is encoded by the coding sequence ATGTTTTATTATGAATTAGCCTTATTAAAGTCTCCTTTAAACCCTTTGACTTATCAAAGCCAAAACTCATTAGATATTGGTTCAAAAGTTTTAGTTAAACTTCAAAATAGAAAAAAACTAAATGAAGCAGTTGTTATAAAAGAGGTTGAAAAACCAAGTTTTAGATGTGTAAATGTAGAAGAACTAACAGATGAATATTTTGATGAAAAGATGCTTCAAGTAGCAAAGTTTGTATCACAATATTATGTATGTTCATTAGGTGAAGCTTTGAGTGTTTATAGTCCTTTTAAAAGGGGACTTGAAAAAAGTAGTGAATTTGAGCTTTTTGATACAAAAATAGAATTATCAAATGAACAAGAAAAAGCATATGATTTTTTAAATGAAAAAAAACAAGCCTTACTTTTTGCAAATACAGGTGCAGGAAAAACAGAGATTTATATCAAGATTATAGAAGAGCATTTAAATCAAAATAAGCAAGCTGTTTTATTAATGCCTGAAATTTCACTTACTCCTCAAATGCAAAAAAGATTAGAAAAGGTCTTTGAAAATAGCGTTGCAATTTGGCATTCAAAAATTACCAGAAAGAAAAAAGATGAGATTTTACATAAGCTTCAAATAGGAGAGATTAAACTAATAGCTGGTGCGAGGTCAGCACTATTTTTACCCTATAAAGACTTAGGTTTAATTGTAGTTGATGAAGAGCATGATGAGTCTTATAAAAGTGATTCAAAACCAAGGCTTAATACAAAAGATTTATCTATTTATATGGCAAAGAAATTTGATATGCAACTGATCTTAGGAAGTGCTACTGTTTCAGCAGGCTCTTTTGCAAAAATACCTTATGTTAGACTTGAAAAGACTTTTTATGATACATCAAAAAAATATATTTTTGATGATGGAGAATCATGTTTAACTCCTATGATTTTAAATAAAATCTCACAAACAATAGAATCACAAAATCAAGTGATTATATTTTTACCTACAAGAGCAAACTTTAAGTATCAAATATGTACTTCATGTGGTAAATCAGTTGAATGTCCTTATTGTTCTGTATCAATGAGTTTACATAAAAATGATTTAGCTTTAAAGTGTCACTATTGTGGATATTCCCAACAAATACCTGATAGCTGTCCTTCTTGTGGTACTGGAATTATTCATAATTTAAGAGTTGGAACGGCTCAAATAGAAGAAGAGTTAAAAGAGATTTTTCCTAGCAAAAGTATAAAAAGATTTGATAGGGATGAGATAAAAACAAATAAGCAGTTAAAAACGGTTTTAAATGAGTTTAATAAAGGTGAAATTGATATTTTAGTTGGAACTCAAATGCTTTCAAAAGGTCATGATTATCACAATGTAAAGCTTGCAGTTGTACTTGGAATTGATTCTGTTTTAAATATGAATTCATACAAATCAAGAGAAAAGGCTTTATCTTTACTTATTCAAATTGCAGGAAGAAGTGGACGAAAAGGTGATGGTGAAGTTATAATTCAGACAAAAAATGAAGAGTTTTTTGATTTTTATTTAAATGAGTCAAATTACAAAGAGTTTTTAGAAACAGAATTAGAGTTTAGAGAAGAATTATATCCACCTTATTTAAAACTTTCAAAAGTTATATTTGCCCATACAAATGGACTTAAAGTAAAAGAAGAACTTGATAAATATGTGAGAATTTTAAAATCTAATCCAAATATAGAAGTAGTAGGATTTGGACAATGTGCAATTTTTAAAATGGCGAATAAATATAGATATGAGATAGTTTTAAGATCAAAAAATGTAAAAGCAATGCTAGAAGCTTTACATAGTGTTACTTCACCTATGGCTACCATAGATATGGATACTATATATTAA
- a CDS encoding tetrahydrodipicolinate N-succinyltransferase N-terminal domain-containing protein: protein MAYTKEDFKKLVEDIQSQDWYKNPIGFGIARVDRGQLNPEKILQATYPLINWEENYGSAAVLLNALKKAGNNVDTSGSELVCSVSDAFLAECIESFRPYIPEAKGDAHKNVQVISALSSLPIDSGYTADDYKVVFIFEDTDAKSVESAYLKLYALSTGKAALRSLNLNGIFGQLHNVAWVGNQPIELDWLRENEITLKLSGQYPSITKVDKFPQFLDHVIPADNTRVLDTNKVRFGAQLAGGTTVMPGAAYINFNAGTEGSVMVEGRISSSAKVGAGSDVGGGASILGVLSGTDGVPVTIGENTLLGANSCTGTAIGDSCILDAGVTILPGTKIALSEKAVAAIKEINPDKEISTSMKGADFLGVNGVHFRVNSTTGQTIAMRSTREVKLNADLH, encoded by the coding sequence ATGGCTTATACAAAAGAAGATTTCAAAAAATTAGTAGAAGATATTCAATCACAAGATTGGTATAAAAATCCAATCGGATTTGGTATTGCAAGAGTAGATAGAGGACAGTTAAACCCTGAAAAAATCCTGCAAGCAACTTACCCATTAATTAACTGGGAAGAGAACTATGGAAGTGCTGCTGTGTTATTAAATGCACTTAAAAAAGCAGGAAATAATGTAGATACATCTGGTTCTGAGTTAGTTTGTTCAGTTTCTGATGCTTTCTTAGCTGAGTGTATTGAATCATTTAGACCTTACATTCCAGAAGCAAAGGGTGATGCACATAAAAATGTTCAAGTAATTTCTGCATTATCATCATTACCAATTGATTCAGGATATACTGCTGATGATTATAAAGTAGTATTTATTTTTGAAGATACAGATGCAAAATCTGTTGAATCAGCATACTTAAAACTATATGCTTTATCAACTGGAAAAGCAGCACTTAGATCATTAAACTTAAATGGAATCTTTGGTCAATTACATAACGTTGCATGGGTTGGAAATCAACCAATCGAACTTGACTGGTTAAGAGAAAATGAGATTACATTAAAACTTTCTGGTCAATACCCAAGTATTACTAAAGTAGATAAATTCCCTCAATTCTTAGATCACGTTATCCCTGCTGATAATACAAGAGTTTTAGATACAAATAAAGTAAGATTTGGTGCTCAGTTAGCTGGTGGAACTACTGTTATGCCTGGTGCTGCATACATCAACTTCAATGCTGGAACTGAAGGTTCAGTAATGGTTGAAGGTAGAATTTCATCATCTGCTAAAGTTGGAGCTGGTTCTGACGTTGGTGGTGGGGCTTCTATTCTTGGTGTATTATCAGGAACTGATGGTGTTCCTGTTACTATTGGAGAGAACACTTTATTAGGTGCTAACTCTTGTACAGGTACTGCTATTGGTGATTCTTGTATCTTAGATGCAGGGGTAACAATCTTACCTGGTACTAAAATTGCATTATCTGAAAAAGCAGTAGCTGCAATTAAAGAAATTAACCCAGATAAAGAAATTTCTACTTCAATGAAAGGTGCTGATTTCTTAGGAGTAAATGGAGTTCACTTTAGAGTTAACTCTACAACTGGTCAAACAATCGCTATGAGATCAACTAGAGAAGTTAAATTAAACGCTGACTTACACTAG
- a CDS encoding ABC-F family ATP-binding cassette domain-containing protein, whose protein sequence is MIELSNISKSFANKELFTNLNFRLNKGNKVGLVGRNGSGKSTLFKIILGEEHPDDGEINIPKNYKIGALKQHLVFTEKTVREEGSTALNEEDKYNVYKVEKILFGLGFSHEDLDKSPQSFSGGYQIRINLAKLLVTQPNLLLLDEPTNYLDIVSLRWLKSFLKSFDGEVIIITHNRDFMDSITTHTMGLVRKNLEVIPGSTHKFYAQLEANDEHYEKQKASNERKRKELEDFIAKNKARASTAAQAQSKQKELDKMEDLGSLENEASLDFDFNYKDTPSKVLLDVKDVSFGYDENNLLFQDISFSLKKGETIGIIGKNGKGKSTLLNTIAGELKHLSGSVDFHTSTTLGHFGQTNIDHLNPKNTIMDEIYLGNAKLAESSVRGIAGSMMFSGDDIKKKISLLSGGEKSRVMLGKILATDVNLLFLDEPTNHLDMQSIDALIKAIKNFNGSCLIVTHSEELLREVCDSLIIFSKGTASYFDRGYDEFLEKIGWEEEEEEKKTKTAPKVNKKENKKLRAQIIQERSKKTSPLKKKLEKLENEIMELEDDVSSQQEELIKASNEGDNSKVIELSQIVTKNEKLVEDKFEQLEITQHELDEIEEEYQQKLDEI, encoded by the coding sequence ATGATAGAACTTTCAAATATTTCAAAAAGCTTTGCAAACAAAGAGTTATTTACGAATTTAAACTTTAGACTAAACAAAGGTAATAAAGTAGGTTTAGTAGGAAGAAATGGTAGTGGGAAATCTACTTTATTTAAAATCATTTTAGGTGAAGAACATCCTGATGATGGTGAAATAAACATACCTAAAAACTATAAGATAGGAGCTTTAAAACAGCATTTAGTTTTTACTGAAAAAACTGTTCGAGAAGAAGGCTCAACTGCTTTAAATGAAGAAGATAAATATAATGTATATAAGGTAGAGAAAATTCTTTTTGGATTAGGTTTTTCCCATGAGGATCTGGACAAATCCCCTCAAAGTTTCTCAGGTGGATACCAAATCAGAATAAACTTAGCAAAACTACTTGTAACACAACCAAATCTTTTACTTTTAGATGAGCCTACAAACTACTTGGATATTGTATCTTTAAGATGGCTAAAAAGCTTTTTGAAATCTTTTGATGGCGAAGTTATTATAATCACTCACAATAGAGATTTTATGGATAGCATAACTACACATACTATGGGCTTAGTGCGAAAAAATCTAGAAGTTATACCAGGAAGCACACATAAGTTTTATGCTCAACTTGAAGCAAATGATGAACACTATGAAAAACAAAAAGCTTCAAATGAGAGAAAAAGAAAAGAGCTTGAAGATTTTATAGCAAAAAATAAAGCAAGAGCTTCAACAGCTGCACAAGCACAGTCAAAACAAAAAGAGCTTGATAAAATGGAAGACTTAGGAAGCTTAGAGAATGAAGCTAGTTTAGATTTTGACTTTAACTACAAAGATACACCATCAAAAGTTTTACTTGATGTAAAAGATGTTTCATTTGGATATGATGAAAATAATTTATTATTTCAAGATATTTCTTTTTCACTAAAAAAGGGTGAAACTATTGGAATCATAGGAAAAAATGGTAAGGGTAAATCAACACTTCTAAATACAATTGCAGGTGAATTAAAACACTTAAGCGGTTCAGTTGACTTTCATACATCAACAACTCTTGGACATTTTGGTCAAACAAATATAGATCATTTAAATCCTAAAAATACAATCATGGATGAGATATATCTTGGAAATGCAAAACTAGCTGAATCATCAGTTCGTGGTATTGCTGGGTCTATGATGTTTAGTGGGGATGATATAAAGAAGAAAATTTCACTTTTATCAGGTGGTGAAAAAAGTAGAGTTATGCTTGGGAAAATACTAGCAACAGATGTAAACCTGCTTTTCTTAGATGAGCCTACAAATCACCTTGATATGCAGTCAATTGATGCACTTATAAAAGCCATCAAAAACTTCAATGGATCGTGTTTGATAGTAACTCACTCAGAAGAGCTTTTAAGGGAAGTATGTGATAGTCTTATTATCTTCTCAAAAGGAACAGCTTCATATTTTGATAGGGGATATGATGAATTCTTAGAAAAAATTGGTTGGGAAGAAGAGGAAGAAGAGAAAAAAACAAAAACTGCTCCAAAAGTAAATAAAAAAGAAAACAAAAAACTAAGAGCTCAAATTATTCAAGAAAGAAGCAAAAAAACATCACCTCTAAAGAAAAAACTAGAAAAATTAGAAAATGAAATTATGGAACTTGAAGATGATGTTAGTTCACAACAAGAAGAGCTAATCAAAGCTTCAAACGAAGGTGATAATAGTAAAGTAATTGAACTTTCTCAAATAGTAACAAAAAATGAAAAACTAGTTGAAGACAAATTTGAACAGCTTGAAATAACTCAACATGAATTAGATGAAATTGAAGAAGAGTATCAGCAAAAACTGGATGAAATCTAA